Proteins encoded together in one Acidobacteriota bacterium window:
- a CDS encoding helix-turn-helix domain-containing protein codes for MAKTSWLRLLGYLSGMVNQELLLKNEFLVAENRILKAHIESRLLLSNGEKATLAEIAKRLGRKAIAQIACVAKPDTILAWYRKLVAKKFDGSKQRAALGRPRIGRELEDLVVQLAQSNSGWGYDRIVGALANLGHSLSDQTVGNILRRRGIQPTTERRNNTTWKDFIPFAHERPGCYRLLHGRSADVARTGNVLRIVFHPSGHPSCFDCRHHLASRWCLDGTDRTQRHLGELGIPPKPPLPAPRSVLPQLAVVGFLVTCSCVMV; via the coding sequence ATGGCAAAGACGAGTTGGTTGCGGTTGCTCGGCTATCTGAGCGGAATGGTGAATCAAGAATTGCTGCTGAAGAATGAGTTTCTGGTGGCCGAGAACCGCATCCTGAAAGCGCATATCGAGAGCCGATTGCTGCTGTCGAATGGGGAGAAGGCGACATTGGCTGAGATCGCCAAGCGATTAGGCCGCAAAGCCATCGCACAGATCGCCTGCGTGGCCAAACCAGATACCATCCTGGCTTGGTACCGAAAACTTGTTGCCAAGAAGTTCGACGGGTCGAAGCAGCGTGCTGCCCTCGGGCGTCCACGAATCGGACGAGAGCTTGAGGATTTGGTCGTCCAGTTGGCTCAGAGCAATTCCGGTTGGGGCTACGATCGGATTGTTGGCGCACTTGCCAATCTGGGACATTCGCTTTCCGATCAAACGGTTGGGAACATCCTTCGCCGCCGAGGTATCCAGCCCACAACCGAGCGCAGGAATAACACCACCTGGAAAGACTTCATCCCGTTCGCACATGAGCGTCCTGGCTGCTACCGACTTCTTCACGGCAGAAGTGCTGACGTGGCGCGGACTGGTAACGTACTACGTATTGTTTTTCATCCATCTGGACACCCGTCGTGTTTCGATTGCCGGCATCACCTAGCATCCCGATGGTGTCTGGATGGAACAGATAGGACGCAACGCCACCTCGGAGAGCTGGGGATTCCTCCAAAACCACCGCTACCTGCTCCACGATCGGTGCTTCCGCAATTGGCTGTTGTTGGGTTTCTTGTAACGTGTTCATGTGTTATGGTTTAA